One Methylosinus sp. LW4 genomic region harbors:
- a CDS encoding response regulator yields MKGNEPIRILVVEDEPAIAADLCFVVEEVGYEIGGTASSVDEALKLLEDADIDGVILDANLRGASSAAIADALNARNLPFFVLSGYLQRQLPEPLCGAPFLAKPYDQDELTSRIRALGQ; encoded by the coding sequence ATGAAGGGTAACGAGCCCATCCGCATTCTCGTCGTCGAGGACGAGCCGGCCATCGCCGCCGATCTCTGCTTCGTCGTCGAGGAGGTCGGATATGAGATCGGAGGGACGGCGAGCTCGGTGGACGAAGCCTTGAAGCTGCTCGAGGACGCGGACATAGACGGCGTGATCCTCGACGCCAATCTACGCGGCGCCAGCAGCGCCGCCATCGCCGACGCACTGAATGCGCGCAATCTGCCCTTCTTCGTGCTGTCGGGCTATCTGCAGCGGCAATTGCCGGAGCCGCTCTGCGGCGCGCCCTTCCTCGCCAAGCCCTATGATCAGGACGAGCTGACCTCGCGCATACGCGCCCTCGGGCAGTAG
- a CDS encoding DUF4424 domain-containing protein: protein MRGTTGVFLVTLCLGAAAARANDSTAALTTGGLVLRADADIEMRSEDLSISRERIAVRYRFFNHSAVDRTVTVAFPMPEIEFRESVNVSVPDEDSDNFLKFRTLVDGREIVAHMEQKAFLDGGEVGERLRALGVPLQPRAKKTLATLDALPKEIRQKLLKEKLVREDDYDQGKGMEHHVAPEWSLRTSFYWEQTFPAGREIIVEHAYAPSVGGSVQTGVADKSRTPAEIEAYRTRYCPDKSFIAAVVAMTKKNGAPPPEQRIAYVLKTGANWAGPIGDFHLAIDKGDPAALVSFCETGVTKTGPTRFDVHKTDFKPMRDLDILIIDASH, encoded by the coding sequence ATGCGCGGAACGACCGGAGTTTTTCTCGTCACGCTCTGTCTCGGCGCCGCAGCGGCGCGGGCCAATGATTCGACGGCGGCGCTGACGACCGGCGGTCTCGTCCTGCGCGCCGACGCCGACATAGAGATGCGCTCGGAAGATTTGTCGATCTCGCGCGAGCGGATCGCGGTCCGCTACCGCTTCTTCAACCATTCCGCCGTCGATCGCACGGTGACGGTGGCCTTTCCAATGCCGGAGATCGAATTTCGAGAGTCGGTCAATGTCTCCGTGCCGGACGAGGATTCGGACAATTTCCTCAAGTTTCGCACCCTCGTCGACGGGCGAGAAATCGTCGCGCATATGGAGCAGAAGGCTTTTCTCGACGGGGGCGAGGTGGGCGAGCGGCTGAGGGCGCTCGGCGTTCCGCTGCAGCCGCGCGCCAAGAAGACGCTGGCGACGCTGGACGCGCTGCCGAAGGAGATTCGGCAAAAGCTGCTGAAGGAAAAGCTCGTCCGCGAGGACGACTACGACCAGGGCAAGGGCATGGAGCATCATGTCGCGCCGGAATGGAGCCTGCGGACCAGCTTTTATTGGGAGCAGACCTTTCCGGCCGGCCGCGAGATCATCGTCGAGCACGCTTACGCGCCGAGCGTCGGCGGCTCGGTGCAGACGGGCGTCGCGGACAAATCCCGCACGCCCGCCGAAATCGAGGCTTATCGGACGCGCTATTGCCCCGACAAATCCTTCATCGCCGCCGTCGTCGCCATGACCAAGAAGAATGGCGCGCCGCCGCCGGAGCAACGCATCGCCTATGTGCTGAAGACGGGCGCCAATTGGGCCGGGCCGATCGGCGATTTTCACCTCGCCATCGACAAGGGCGACCCCGCCGCTCTGGTCAGCTTTTGCGAGACCGGCGTGACGAAGACCGGCCCGACGCGTTTCGATGTCCATAAGACCGATTTCAAGCCGATGCGCGACCTCGATATTCTCATCATCGACGCGTCCCATTGA
- the ftsY gene encoding signal recognition particle-docking protein FtsY, giving the protein MAAAMAAAVSPSPKKNRPDRLSETSIQAAPAVTATTPGRSRPAPRVSYRAAIRPLQPRGGETRRWPFVAPWCSNRPRPRGTMSEAEEKKGLFARLFGRGGTPAEEAGADRPKKRSWWERLTGGLSRSSQAIVQGISDLFSKRKLDALTLEELEDVLIRADLGVAAAQRIAGKVGAARYEKDIGPDEVRAILAEEVERVLEPVALPFEMDQTKKPFIVLVVGVNGSGKTTTIAKLAAKWTGEGKKVMLAAGDTFRAAAVEQLRIWGERLNSPVCYAPEGADAAGLAFDAIKSARERDSDILLMDTAGRLQNRAELMAELAKIVRVMKKAEPEAPHAVLLVLDATVGQNAIAQVDAFERTAGVTGLVMTKLDGTARGGILVAIAEKYGLPIHFIGVGEGSEDLEPFTARDFARAIAGLDSDAEAGEQQS; this is encoded by the coding sequence TTGGCGGCGGCGATGGCCGCTGCGGTTTCGCCGTCTCCGAAGAAAAATCGGCCGGATCGCCTCTCCGAGACGTCGATCCAGGCTGCGCCGGCTGTCACTGCGACGACCCCGGGTCGTTCGAGGCCAGCCCCCCGCGTGTCATATCGAGCCGCCATTCGGCCGCTTCAACCCCGCGGCGGCGAAACGCGCCGCTGGCCCTTCGTCGCGCCCTGGTGTAGCAATCGGCCGCGACCGCGAGGTACCATGAGCGAAGCCGAAGAAAAAAAGGGACTCTTCGCGCGGCTGTTCGGCCGTGGAGGAACGCCCGCCGAAGAAGCCGGCGCAGATCGTCCGAAAAAGCGTTCCTGGTGGGAGCGGCTGACCGGGGGGCTGTCGCGCTCCTCGCAGGCCATCGTCCAGGGCATTTCCGATCTTTTCAGCAAGCGCAAGCTCGACGCGCTCACCCTCGAGGAGCTCGAGGATGTGCTGATCCGCGCCGATTTGGGCGTCGCCGCCGCGCAGCGCATCGCCGGCAAGGTCGGCGCCGCGCGCTATGAGAAGGACATAGGCCCGGACGAGGTGCGCGCCATTCTGGCGGAGGAGGTCGAGCGCGTGCTCGAGCCCGTCGCGCTCCCCTTCGAGATGGACCAGACGAAGAAGCCGTTCATCGTGCTCGTCGTCGGCGTCAACGGCTCCGGCAAGACGACGACCATCGCCAAGCTCGCCGCCAAATGGACCGGCGAGGGCAAGAAGGTGATGCTCGCCGCCGGCGACACTTTCCGCGCCGCGGCCGTGGAGCAGCTCCGCATCTGGGGCGAAAGGCTCAACTCGCCCGTCTGTTACGCGCCGGAGGGCGCCGACGCCGCGGGCCTCGCCTTCGACGCCATCAAATCCGCGCGCGAGCGCGATTCCGACATTCTGCTGATGGACACGGCCGGCCGGCTGCAGAACCGCGCCGAGCTGATGGCGGAGCTGGCCAAGATCGTCCGCGTGATGAAAAAGGCCGAGCCCGAGGCGCCGCACGCCGTTCTTCTGGTGCTGGACGCGACCGTCGGCCAGAACGCCATCGCCCAGGTCGACGCCTTCGAGCGGACCGCCGGCGTCACCGGCCTGGTGATGACCAAGCTCGACGGCACGGCGCGCGGCGGCATTCTCGTGGCCATCGCCGAGAAATACGGCCTGCCCATTCACTTCATCGGCGTCGGCGAAGGCTCGGAGGATCTCGAGCCCTTCACCGCACGCGATTTCGCCCGCGCCATCGCCGGGCTCGACTCCGACGCCGAGGCGGGCGAGCAGCAATCATGA
- a CDS encoding acetoacetate--CoA ligase, producing MPIWKPDLDRQKNAILTRFAQSIEATRPFAESFDYDGLYRWSLAHSPEFWSAIWDFCGVVGEKGERVLIDADKMPGARWFPDARLNFAENLLRPRPAETEAIVFWGEDKVERRLAFGEIVAKAGALAAFFRAQGVEPGDRIAAYIHNGPQAIIGMLAAASLGAVWSSCAPEFGVQSVLDRFGQIAPRILIAVDGYFYKGKTLDRADNIREIASKLPTVQKILVVPYTSESPSLDGLADALLLPQAIAAHEGAALRYERLPFDHPLYIMFSSGTTGAPKCIVHGAGGTLLQHLKEHRLQSDIKPGDRFFYATSTGWMMWNWLASGLASEATLLLYDGFFNAGKDGAILLDFAAKEKATFFGTSAGYLKQIEKQGLKPRESHDLSAVRSIASTGSPLLPDSFDYVYRDFKTDVQLASISGGTDIVSCFVGGNPWSPVYRGEIQCAGLGMAVQVWDDEGKRVANHEGELVCTQPFPSMPIYFWNDADGEKYRKAYFSEHPGIWRHGDFATETEHKGFLIHGRSDATLNPQGVRIGTADIYNIVERLPEILESLAIDQEWEGTTRIVLFVKTREGAELDDALAARIKRELFEKASPRHVPSVIIEAPDLPHTRSGKLVELAVKEIVHGRPVKNVGALSNPEALEFFANLPQLADKGR from the coding sequence ATGCCGATCTGGAAGCCCGACCTCGATCGCCAGAAAAACGCCATTCTCACCCGCTTCGCGCAATCCATCGAGGCGACGCGGCCCTTCGCCGAGAGCTTCGACTATGACGGGCTCTATCGCTGGAGCCTCGCCCATTCGCCCGAATTCTGGTCTGCGATCTGGGACTTCTGCGGCGTCGTCGGCGAGAAGGGCGAGCGCGTGCTCATCGACGCCGACAAAATGCCCGGCGCGCGCTGGTTCCCCGACGCGCGGCTGAATTTCGCGGAAAATCTGCTGCGCCCGCGCCCGGCGGAGACAGAGGCCATCGTCTTCTGGGGCGAGGACAAGGTCGAGCGGCGTCTCGCCTTCGGCGAGATCGTCGCAAAGGCGGGCGCGCTCGCCGCCTTCTTCCGCGCTCAGGGGGTCGAGCCCGGCGACCGCATCGCCGCCTATATTCACAATGGGCCGCAGGCGATCATCGGCATGCTGGCCGCCGCCTCGCTCGGCGCGGTGTGGTCCTCCTGCGCGCCGGAATTCGGCGTGCAGAGCGTGCTCGACCGCTTCGGCCAGATCGCGCCGCGCATTCTCATCGCGGTGGACGGCTATTTCTACAAGGGCAAGACACTCGATCGCGCCGATAATATTCGCGAGATCGCCAGCAAGCTGCCGACCGTGCAGAAAATCCTCGTCGTTCCCTATACGAGCGAGTCGCCCTCGCTCGACGGCCTCGCCGATGCGCTGCTGCTGCCGCAGGCGATCGCCGCGCATGAAGGCGCGGCGCTGCGCTATGAGCGCCTGCCCTTCGACCATCCGCTCTACATCATGTTCTCCTCCGGCACGACGGGCGCGCCCAAATGCATCGTGCACGGCGCCGGCGGCACGTTGCTGCAGCATTTGAAGGAGCATCGGCTGCAGAGCGACATAAAGCCCGGCGATCGTTTCTTCTACGCCACCTCCACCGGCTGGATGATGTGGAACTGGCTGGCGAGCGGCCTCGCCAGCGAGGCGACGCTGCTGCTCTATGACGGCTTCTTCAACGCCGGCAAGGATGGCGCGATATTGCTCGACTTCGCCGCCAAGGAGAAGGCGACCTTCTTCGGCACCTCGGCCGGCTATTTGAAGCAGATCGAGAAGCAAGGGCTGAAGCCGCGCGAGAGCCACGATCTCTCCGCCGTGCGCAGCATCGCCTCCACCGGCTCGCCGCTGCTGCCGGACAGCTTCGATTATGTCTATCGCGACTTCAAAACGGATGTGCAGCTCGCCTCGATCAGCGGCGGCACCGACATCGTCTCCTGCTTCGTCGGCGGCAATCCATGGAGCCCGGTCTATCGCGGCGAGATTCAATGCGCCGGCCTCGGCATGGCGGTGCAAGTGTGGGACGATGAGGGCAAGCGCGTCGCCAACCATGAGGGCGAGCTCGTCTGCACGCAGCCCTTTCCTTCGATGCCGATCTATTTCTGGAACGACGCCGACGGCGAGAAATATCGCAAGGCTTACTTTTCGGAACATCCGGGCATTTGGCGCCATGGCGATTTCGCCACCGAGACCGAGCACAAGGGATTCCTCATCCATGGCCGTTCGGACGCGACGCTCAATCCGCAGGGCGTTCGCATCGGCACGGCGGATATCTACAATATCGTCGAGCGCCTGCCGGAGATTCTCGAATCTCTCGCCATCGATCAGGAATGGGAAGGCACGACGCGCATCGTGCTGTTCGTGAAGACGCGCGAGGGCGCGGAGCTGGACGACGCGCTCGCCGCGCGCATCAAGCGCGAATTGTTCGAGAAGGCCTCGCCGCGCCATGTGCCTTCGGTCATCATCGAGGCGCCCGATCTGCCGCATACGCGCTCCGGCAAGCTCGTCGAGCTCGCGGTGAAGGAGATCGTGCATGGGCGGCCAGTGAAGAATGTCGGCGCGCTCTCCAATCCCGAAGCGCTCGAATTTTTCGCGAATTTGCCGCAGCTCGCGGACAAGGGCCGATAG
- a CDS encoding endonuclease/exonuclease/phosphatase family protein, translating into MKLASYNLENLFLRAHALNGESWSEGKKALEAQAELSAILGKPVYTAADKKKIIKLLGELKLEKSDDGGPFAILRQNRGHLVKRAKTGIEVVAGGRNDWIGWVELKREEVNEEATRNTARVIIDVDADVLGVIEAESRPALVRFNDNIVKGEGGKPYAHAMLIDGNDDRGIDVGLYARAGYEIVAIHSHVDDADNTGRIFSRDCAHYEIRTPKGNLLHLLINHFKSKGFGSQTTSNAKRERQAARVKEIYDALRKSAEHVAVIGDFNDTPDSAPLAPLLLQTDLKDISEHARFDDGGRPGTFAAGAASNKIDYILLSPALFAATKGGGIFRKGVWGGKNGTLFPHYPEITKASEAASDHAAIFAEIDV; encoded by the coding sequence ATGAAGCTCGCATCCTATAATCTCGAAAATCTCTTCCTGCGCGCGCATGCGCTGAACGGCGAAAGCTGGTCCGAGGGCAAGAAGGCGCTGGAGGCGCAGGCCGAGCTCTCCGCCATTCTCGGCAAGCCGGTCTATACGGCCGCCGATAAGAAGAAGATCATCAAGCTGCTCGGCGAGCTGAAGCTCGAGAAATCCGACGATGGCGGGCCTTTCGCGATCCTGCGCCAAAATCGCGGCCATCTCGTCAAGCGCGCCAAGACCGGAATCGAGGTCGTCGCCGGCGGCCGCAATGATTGGATCGGCTGGGTCGAGCTGAAACGCGAGGAAGTGAATGAGGAGGCGACGCGCAATACGGCGCGCGTCATCATCGATGTCGACGCCGATGTGCTCGGCGTCATCGAGGCGGAGAGCCGGCCGGCGCTGGTGCGCTTCAACGACAATATCGTCAAAGGGGAGGGCGGCAAGCCCTACGCCCACGCCATGCTGATCGACGGCAATGACGATCGCGGCATAGATGTCGGCCTCTATGCGCGCGCGGGCTATGAGATCGTCGCCATTCACAGCCATGTCGACGACGCCGACAACACCGGCCGCATCTTCAGCCGCGATTGCGCGCATTATGAAATCCGCACGCCCAAGGGCAATTTGCTGCATCTCCTTATCAATCATTTCAAGAGCAAGGGCTTCGGCTCGCAGACGACCTCCAACGCCAAGCGCGAGCGGCAGGCGGCGCGGGTGAAGGAGATTTACGACGCGCTGCGCAAGAGCGCGGAGCATGTCGCCGTCATCGGCGATTTCAACGACACGCCGGACAGCGCGCCGCTGGCGCCGCTGCTGCTCCAGACCGATTTGAAGGATATCAGCGAGCACGCGCGTTTCGACGACGGCGGACGGCCCGGCACTTTCGCCGCCGGCGCGGCGTCCAACAAGATCGACTATATTCTTCTCTCGCCCGCGCTATTCGCCGCGACGAAGGGCGGCGGCATTTTCCGCAAGGGCGTGTGGGGCGGCAAGAACGGGACGCTCTTTCCGCATTACCCCGAGATCACCAAAGCCTCGGAGGCGGCCTCGGATCATGCGGCGATCTTCGCCGAGATCGACGTCTAG
- a CDS encoding DsbA family protein, with the protein MAEYELLSSLSRRVLLGSLAAMAGAAAFRPARAQENNLFPIMADDGQPIANYRLPSELSPADLPGLLWHGPATADVVVFEFFDYNCPYCRKAAGDLDALLGKDKNVRLGLADNAVLGLGSFLAARVKQAVLRLYGPEKAYQLHKQLFAHRGAIDGISALSVAKAMGLDAAKIEESANSDMIGGVVKRHVQLAADLGFAASPSFVISSVGVLGYPGAKSIARMIAASRKCDAPACG; encoded by the coding sequence ATGGCCGAATATGAATTGCTTTCGTCGCTCAGCCGCCGTGTCCTGCTCGGCTCGCTCGCCGCAATGGCGGGGGCCGCCGCCTTCCGCCCGGCTCGGGCGCAGGAGAATAATCTCTTTCCGATCATGGCCGACGACGGTCAGCCGATCGCCAATTACCGCCTGCCGTCGGAACTCTCGCCGGCCGATCTTCCCGGCCTGCTCTGGCATGGGCCGGCCACCGCCGATGTGGTCGTGTTCGAGTTCTTCGACTATAATTGCCCCTATTGCCGCAAGGCCGCAGGCGATCTCGATGCGCTCCTCGGCAAGGACAAGAATGTCCGGCTCGGCCTCGCCGACAACGCCGTCCTCGGCCTCGGCTCCTTTCTGGCGGCGCGGGTGAAGCAGGCGGTTCTGCGCCTCTACGGGCCGGAGAAGGCCTATCAGCTCCACAAGCAATTATTCGCGCATCGCGGCGCCATTGACGGGATCTCCGCTCTCTCGGTCGCCAAAGCCATGGGGCTCGACGCCGCCAAGATCGAGGAATCGGCGAATTCGGACATGATCGGCGGCGTGGTGAAGCGCCATGTCCAGCTCGCCGCCGATCTCGGCTTCGCGGCCTCGCCGTCCTTCGTCATCAGCTCTGTGGGCGTTCTCGGCTATCCCGGCGCCAAGTCGATCGCGCGGATGATCGCCGCCAGCCGCAAATGCGATGCGCCCGCCTGCGGCTGA
- a CDS encoding L,D-transpeptidase: protein MSKRVSCLLAILLSSSVGAAAAAPRVITGIGEREAGRLFPVEEPAPEPAYVAPQPVAPIAPPAPAYVAPQPRVAMARAEPPAAPGAYGGGFIELLVTGQTPQPQAGRRVAALGAGEAIVQRQIDPVFLRTEVDYAGAERPGTIVIDSENKFLYLVQGGGRALRYGIGVGRPGFTWAGVKTISRKAEWPDWTPPGEMLARRPDLPRHMDGGPANPLGARAMYLGSSLYRIHGTNEPYTIGQNVSSGCIRMMNDDVADLYDRVHVGTKVVVR, encoded by the coding sequence ATGTCCAAAAGAGTCTCCTGTCTCCTCGCCATTCTTCTTTCGTCTTCGGTCGGCGCAGCCGCCGCGGCTCCGCGCGTCATCACCGGAATCGGCGAGCGCGAGGCCGGCCGGCTCTTTCCGGTCGAGGAGCCGGCGCCCGAGCCGGCCTATGTCGCGCCGCAGCCGGTCGCTCCGATCGCGCCGCCGGCTCCCGCCTATGTCGCGCCGCAGCCGCGCGTGGCGATGGCGCGCGCCGAGCCGCCCGCGGCTCCCGGCGCCTATGGCGGCGGCTTCATCGAGCTGCTCGTCACCGGCCAGACGCCGCAGCCGCAAGCGGGTCGTCGCGTCGCGGCCCTCGGCGCGGGCGAGGCCATTGTCCAGCGCCAGATCGATCCGGTCTTCCTCCGCACCGAGGTCGATTACGCCGGCGCCGAGCGTCCCGGCACGATCGTGATCGATTCAGAGAACAAGTTTCTCTATCTCGTGCAGGGAGGCGGGCGCGCGCTGCGCTATGGCATAGGCGTCGGCCGCCCGGGCTTCACCTGGGCCGGCGTCAAGACCATCTCCCGCAAGGCGGAGTGGCCGGATTGGACGCCCCCCGGCGAGATGCTGGCCCGTCGCCCCGATCTGCCGCGCCATATGGACGGCGGGCCGGCCAATCCGCTCGGCGCGCGCGCAATGTATCTCGGCTCCTCGCTCTACCGCATCCACGGCACCAACGAGCCCTACACGATCGGCCAGAACGTCTCCTCCGGCTGCATCCGCATGATGAACGACGACGTGGCCGATCTCTATGATCGCGTCCATGTCGGAACCAAGGTTGTGGTTCGTTGA
- a CDS encoding VOC family protein — translation MTIRTISISLVTEDISRSVKFYVEELGFVCLLKLEEFARVRSGAADIMLVSPNAHREWRGPQLTGAVYLGVDNIDELWERLKDRARIVYPIATMDYGVREFGLLDDSGYQLSLAQPVAR, via the coding sequence ATGACCATTCGCACCATTTCCATTTCTCTCGTCACCGAAGACATTTCCCGTTCCGTCAAATTCTATGTCGAGGAGCTCGGCTTCGTCTGCCTGCTCAAATTGGAGGAATTCGCGCGCGTGCGCTCGGGCGCGGCGGACATAATGCTCGTCTCCCCCAATGCGCATCGCGAATGGCGAGGGCCGCAGCTCACCGGCGCCGTCTATCTCGGCGTCGACAATATCGACGAATTATGGGAACGGCTGAAGGATCGCGCGCGCATCGTCTATCCGATCGCGACCATGGATTATGGCGTGCGCGAGTTCGGCCTGCTGGACGACAGCGGCTATCAGCTCTCGCTGGCGCAGCCTGTCGCCCGCTGA
- a CDS encoding septation protein A translates to MTQETAAPAKRRLHPGLKFALEMGPLVLFFIVNQKFGIFQATAALMVAVVATLAVSYSITRHLPTMPMVTAIFVLVFGSLTFFLQDENFIKLKVTILYALFGSALLGALWFDKLLLPAVFESAFRLDDAGWRKLTWRWALFFFFLAALNEFVRRGFPTDVWVNFKVFGILPLTLLYALSQIPLMMRHELKEEAVEEPDSHF, encoded by the coding sequence ATGACACAAGAGACCGCAGCGCCCGCCAAGAGGCGCCTTCACCCGGGACTGAAATTCGCGCTGGAGATGGGGCCGCTGGTCCTGTTCTTCATCGTCAATCAGAAGTTCGGCATCTTCCAGGCGACGGCGGCGCTGATGGTCGCCGTGGTGGCGACGCTCGCCGTCTCTTATTCCATCACGCGCCATCTGCCGACCATGCCGATGGTCACGGCGATCTTCGTGCTCGTCTTCGGCTCGCTGACCTTTTTTCTGCAGGATGAGAATTTCATCAAGCTGAAGGTCACGATCCTCTACGCTCTCTTCGGCTCGGCGCTGCTCGGCGCGCTGTGGTTCGACAAGCTGCTGCTGCCGGCGGTGTTCGAATCCGCCTTTCGGCTGGACGACGCCGGCTGGCGCAAGCTCACCTGGCGCTGGGCGCTCTTCTTCTTCTTCCTCGCCGCGCTCAACGAATTCGTGCGCCGCGGCTTTCCGACCGACGTCTGGGTGAATTTCAAGGTCTTCGGCATTTTGCCGCTGACGCTGCTCTACGCTCTGTCGCAAATCCCGCTGATGATGCGCCATGAGCTGAAGGAAGAGGCGGTCGAGGAGCCGGACAGCCATTTCTGA
- a CDS encoding sensor histidine kinase: MTAGAAWIDVSERRSGRFFFGDGETAAAIAAANWARSPLGLPQTWPKRLRVALEICLNSAFPIAIFWGADLCLLYNDAYHGLLADKHPRALGRPAREVWPEIWDVIGPMLEGALTNGAPTRSEDLQLHMIRNGRRDEGYFTFSYSPIPDDDGGIGGVFCPVVETTDRVIGERRLRTLRDLAALSRAEDEGEACRLAASVLAVNGYDLPFSAIYRFDHERGEAELMAATGARPGGRVAPLRIPLGDPDPVRGDIWGLAEVARLTPGRVAIRAIDARFGEPPCGPWAAAPDEAVLFPIVLLGQDRAAAALIAAINPFKRLDAAYAYFLDRVAAKIASSMTDARAYAAERERAEEIRVRELALQRTEAELREAQRLGRIGSWRWSGRHDDRGGASPYIAHIFGLDPDTPPPSFAEQKGLLYAPADWDRLDAATRETLRTGEGFELDLPAHRADGVAIHVTIRGEAVRDERGAIVGLRSTIQDITERKHAQERVELLLREVTHRAKNLLTVVRAVARQTARRDSPLAFSQRFDQRIAALGASHDLLVQNEWRGVELHALTRSQLAHFRDLFGSRICIEGPTTVVRPAASQAIGMALHELATNAGKYGALSNDTGVVRIAFGVVGDGDAPHFEMEWRESGGPPVVAPKRHGFGHMVILQMAKHALGGQVTLDYAPSGVVWKVSAPLDNVIEPAQGED, encoded by the coding sequence GTGACAGCCGGCGCAGCCTGGATCGACGTCTCGGAGAGGCGATCCGGCCGATTTTTCTTCGGAGACGGCGAAACCGCAGCGGCCATCGCCGCCGCCAATTGGGCGCGGTCGCCGCTCGGCCTGCCGCAGACTTGGCCGAAGCGCCTGCGGGTCGCGCTGGAGATTTGCCTCAACAGCGCCTTTCCCATCGCCATCTTCTGGGGCGCCGATCTCTGCCTCCTCTATAACGACGCCTATCACGGCCTGCTCGCCGACAAGCATCCGCGCGCGCTCGGCCGGCCGGCCCGCGAGGTGTGGCCGGAGATTTGGGACGTCATCGGCCCCATGCTGGAGGGCGCGCTCACCAATGGCGCGCCGACGCGCTCGGAAGATCTGCAGCTGCACATGATCCGCAACGGCCGCCGGGACGAGGGCTATTTCACCTTCTCCTACAGCCCGATTCCCGATGACGATGGCGGGATAGGCGGCGTCTTCTGTCCGGTGGTGGAGACGACGGACCGCGTCATCGGCGAGCGGCGGCTGCGCACATTGCGCGACCTCGCCGCGCTGAGCCGCGCCGAGGACGAGGGCGAAGCCTGCCGACTCGCCGCCAGCGTGCTCGCCGTCAATGGCTACGACCTGCCCTTCTCCGCCATCTATCGCTTCGATCACGAGCGCGGCGAGGCCGAGCTGATGGCCGCGACCGGCGCGCGGCCGGGCGGCCGCGTCGCGCCGCTGCGCATCCCGCTCGGCGATCCCGATCCCGTCCGCGGCGACATATGGGGCCTCGCCGAGGTCGCGCGGCTGACGCCGGGCCGCGTCGCGATACGCGCGATCGACGCGCGTTTCGGCGAGCCGCCCTGCGGCCCCTGGGCGGCCGCGCCGGACGAGGCCGTGCTCTTTCCCATCGTGCTGCTCGGCCAGGACCGCGCGGCCGCGGCGCTGATCGCCGCCATAAATCCGTTCAAGCGGCTCGACGCCGCCTACGCCTATTTCCTCGATCGCGTCGCCGCCAAGATCGCCTCCTCCATGACCGACGCCCGCGCCTATGCGGCCGAGCGCGAGCGCGCGGAGGAAATCCGCGTGCGCGAGCTGGCGCTGCAGCGAACCGAGGCGGAGCTGCGCGAGGCGCAGAGGCTCGGCCGCATCGGCAGCTGGCGCTGGAGCGGCCGCCATGACGATCGCGGCGGCGCCTCGCCCTATATCGCGCATATTTTCGGCCTCGATCCCGATACGCCGCCGCCGAGCTTCGCCGAGCAGAAGGGCCTGCTCTACGCGCCCGCCGATTGGGATCGGCTCGACGCCGCGACCCGCGAGACCTTGCGCACCGGCGAAGGCTTCGAGCTCGATCTGCCCGCGCATCGCGCCGATGGCGTCGCCATTCATGTCACCATTCGCGGCGAGGCGGTGCGCGACGAGCGCGGCGCCATCGTCGGATTGCGCAGCACGATTCAGGACATCACCGAGCGCAAGCATGCGCAGGAGCGCGTCGAGCTGCTGCTGCGCGAGGTGACGCATCGCGCCAAGAATCTCCTCACGGTCGTGCGCGCGGTGGCGCGGCAGACGGCGCGGCGCGACTCTCCGCTCGCTTTCTCGCAACGCTTCGACCAGCGCATAGCGGCGCTCGGCGCGAGCCATGATCTCTTGGTGCAGAACGAATGGCGCGGCGTCGAGCTGCATGCGCTGACGCGCTCGCAGCTCGCCCATTTCCGCGATCTCTTCGGCTCGCGCATCTGCATCGAGGGGCCGACGACGGTGGTGAGGCCGGCGGCGAGCCAGGCCATCGGCATGGCGCTGCACGAGCTCGCCACCAACGCCGGCAAATATGGCGCGCTCTCCAATGACACGGGCGTGGTGCGCATCGCCTTCGGCGTCGTCGGCGACGGCGATGCGCCGCATTTCGAGATGGAATGGCGCGAGAGCGGCGGCCCGCCCGTCGTCGCGCCCAAGCGCCACGGCTTCGGCCACATGGTGATTCTGCAAATGGCCAAACACGCGCTCGGCGGACAGGTGACGCTCGATTATGCGCCGAGCGGCGTCGTCTGGAAGGTGAGCGCGCCGCTCGACAATGTCATCGAGCCCGCGCAAGGAGAGGATTAG
- a CDS encoding putative quinol monooxygenase: protein MPPNRILIVGTIRIPPGSLERARPAMATMIHASRAEPGCLAYSYAEDVLEPGLVRVTEIWENRTALAAHFASDHLRRWRDGWEALGVGDRRLVSYEIGAEEPI, encoded by the coding sequence ATGCCGCCGAACCGAATTCTGATCGTCGGAACCATTCGCATCCCGCCGGGCTCGCTCGAGCGGGCGCGCCCGGCGATGGCGACGATGATCCATGCGAGCCGCGCGGAGCCCGGCTGCCTCGCCTATTCCTATGCAGAAGACGTGCTGGAGCCCGGGCTCGTCCGCGTGACGGAGATATGGGAGAACCGCACGGCGCTCGCGGCGCATTTCGCGTCCGACCATTTGCGCCGATGGCGCGACGGCTGGGAGGCGCTCGGCGTCGGCGATCGCCGGCTCGTCTCCTATGAGATCGGCGCCGAGGAGCCGATATGA